TTCCTGCAGAACCTGGTAGAACAAACTCCTGGGAGCCTGCACATCGATCAATACCGCTCCCTCTCCCAGATCCATATCCGCTAAGGTGACATGTTCTGAGATATCTAGGGCTGCTAAATCCTGCACCGCCTGGTCAATATCCCTAATCCGAGTGATTTGATCGGTAACGTCAAAGATTGCTTCTTCAAACTTCTCCCGCACCCAGTGCTGAGGATCAAGCTCTTCCACCCACTGAGAGACCCGCACTCCGATTTCACGAATGGGAAATTCAAAGAGCATTTCATGGAGAACGTCTAGTAGATCCTCCTCGGTGAGATTGAGACAATCCACCGGTACAACGGTCACTTGGTATTTCTCCTCGAGCTCACTGGCTAACTCTTGAGTGGCCTCCGCCTTGGGGTAGCGGGAGTTAAGCAGCACCATGAAGGGCTTGCCAAGTTCCCGTAACTCGGAAATCACCTGTTCCTCTGCTGCCAGGTAATTTTCCCGGGGCAAATCAGTGATGGAACCATCGGTCACCACTACTAGACCCAGGGTCGAATGTTCCTCAATTACCTTTCGGGTACCAATTTCCGCCGCTTGTTGAAAGGTAATCTCCTCGTCAAACCAGGGGGTTCTCACCATTCTCGGACCCGACTCATCTACATAACCCATTGCCCCAGGAACAGTGTACCCCACACAATCGACTAACCGCAGATGAAACCGCAGATGATCCTCTAAGACCAATTCCACGGGTTCATCGGGAACAAACTTGGGCTCCGTTGTCATGATGGTGCGACCTGACCCACTTTGAGGCAGTTGGTCCCGAGTGCGCTCTGCTTGATGGGGATCCTTGATACTGGGCATGACAAGCAGGTCCATAAAGCGCTTAATAAACGTGGATTTGCCGGTACGCACTGGGCCGACAACACCGATATAGATACTGCCCCCGGTGCGCTCGGCAATGTCTTGGAATATATTGTACTTTTCCAAACCCTTCCCTCCTCGGATAACACTTGCGAATAGTCCCCGCCCAAACCGGTTGCCGCCATTGTTTGTGCTGCAGGCCTGACGCGTAAGTCTTCGCCAAATACCATTACATTTATATTGTTAGGGGTCTAGCAATATGACCGAGCTAATAAAAAACCACGCCGGACAACGTCCGACGTGATCACCACTATTCCCAGCCGGGGAAATATATGCAATTTTCGCGACAGTTTAACTCCGCGGTCGGCCCTTTTCGCCGATTTTGTACTCCTGTCCCTTCCATAGACGCTTGATGTTGGCACTGTGGCGAAACACCGCAAAGAAGCTCAATACCAGGCCTGCTAACAGGATCCGCAGCGGCATGCGAAAGAGCAATAAGAGAATGGGAAAGATTACAGCCACCGTCACCGAACCTAAGGAAATGTAGCGGGTTATCCCTACCACCAGCAGGAATACTCCCAGGAGAATCAACCCGATATGGGGCCACAGGGCAAAGAGCACCCCGGCACTGGTGGCAATCCCTTTACCACCTCGAAACCCCAAATAGGCTGACCAATTGTGTCCGGCAATGGCTGCGATTCCACAAAGCACTCTGGAAAAATCCTCGCCGACGAGGCCACCTAAGTATACCCCCACCACTCCCTTGGCAGCGTCCAACAGCAAAACCAAAATCGCCGGAACCACTCCTATCGTCCGCAGGACATTGGTAGCTCCGATATTGCCACTGCCAAATTGCCGAATGTCCTCGCCAAGCCACACCCGGGTTACGATCCAGCCCGAAGGCACCGACCCGATCAAATAACTGGCCAGCAGAGCCAAAGTATACCATAGGATTGTCATGATCTATCTCCCTTACCCCGTCTTTCCTTGATAATCAATCGGATGGGAGTACCGGCAAACCCGAAATTCTCCCGCAGTTGGTTTTCGATATACCGTTTATAGGAAAAGTGAAACAACCGGGCATGATTGACATAAAGCAAGAATACCGGAGGTTTAACACCGGCTTGATGGGCGTAAAAGATCCGCAGCCTAACTCCCTTGTCAGAAGGCGGCTCCGTCAAAGTAACGGCCTCCTGAATCACTTCATTGAGTTTGCCGGTGGTCACCCTGAGGCTGTGTTGCTGGGCCACATAGCGAATAATTTCCAGTAGCTCCGTCAGTCGTTGTCCCGTCAAAGCGGATACAAAGGTCAGGGGCGCATAGGGGATGAAGGCAAACTCGCTGCGAATCCATGCCTCGTATTGCTGCATGGTCTTGCTGTCCTTAACCACCAAATCCCACTTGTTTGCGGCCAGAACAATAGCCTTACCGGCCTCGTGGGCATAACCAATAATCTTTTTGTCCTGCTCTGCTATTTCCTCCGTAGAGTCCAGTACCAATACCGCCACGTCGCATCGATCTACGGCCCTCAGGGCCCTGACTACGCTGTAGCGTTCAACGGACTCTTCGATTTTCTTCCTCCGCCGCATGCCCGCGGTATCAATGATGACGAAATTCGTTCCATCCCACGTGAAGGGAGTGTCGATGGCATCTCGGGTAGTTCCGGGCACGTCACTGACGATCATCCGGTCCTCACCTAGGATGGCATTGACAATTGAAGATTTTCCGACATTGGGTCGCCCAATTACCGCAACCTTAATGATATCGGGATCATACTCATCTCCGATATCAGCGGGAAAATGAGAAATAATCTGATCCAGAAGATCACCGACATTGCGGCCGTGTTCCGCGGCAATTCCAATCACTTCGGAAAAACCCAACTGATAGAATTCATAGATGTTTGCCTCGAAATTTGGACTGTCAATCTTATTGGCTGCCACAATCACCGGACGATCCCAGCGCCGCAGCAGTAAGGCAATCTCTTCATCAACAGGGGTTATTCCCTGCCGTCCGTCAACAACAAAAACGATGACATCGGCTTCTTCAATGGCAATTTCCGCTTGCTGTTTTGTTTGCACCAAGATGTCATCGGTGGTGTCCAGTTCAATTCCTCCGGTATCCACCACCGTGAAGTGTTTGTCTAACCACTGTGCCTCGCCATACAAGCGATCCCGGGTTACACCGGGCACACTCTCAACGATGGCACTGCGGGTTCCGACAAATCTATTAAACAAAGTAGACTTACCCACATTGGGTCTACCAACTATTGCGACAACAGGTCTAGCCATTTTGACACATCCTCGCTAACTCTTGACCACTTCCTATTGGCCGAATTACACATTCCACCTGTGACTCTAGATCCGACAGCGACAAATCGTCTAAGAACCTATCCTGAGCGTTCAAGGCTGCGCCGGGAATCAGGACGGCATCTAGTCCAGCACAACTTCTCCCCTGTAACTTGGCCAATATGTCCTGGCCGGTTAACAACCCGGCAACGGTAATTGTTGATCCAAAAAACCGGTTGATGACCACCTCTAGGTCAACGACGATATCCAGCTCCTCACGCAGATAGGTTAGGATTGGCTCTAGAGCCTTGGCACCCAAGGGGGAGGTGATCACCATAATCCTTTCGAGGGGACACCGTCCGGTAAAATTTGCCATTGAGGCGAAAAACTCCTCCCTAAACTTGGCGGTCAATCCAATTCCGTTTTCCAGCTGCCGATATCCTTCATAGGTTTCGGCCGCCGGAATTGGCTCTTCAGCCAGGAGGTAGAACTCATCGGCCGCCCAGACCAGGCGAGTCCCAAAGCGCTGGAGAAACTCTTTCTGCCGCCTCGTCACCTGCTTCACTAGGCCTTGAGCCTCAGAAGGGGTCCAGGGCTGAATCTGCGTCAATCCACTGCGAAACTGACTCAAGCCTACGGGCACAATGGCAACGGATTGAACCGTGGGCCACATGTTCGCCAAATCTGTTAAGGTCTGTTCCAACACCGACCCAGAGTTAACTCCCGGCATGCACACAATTTGACAATGAATCTCAATTCCCGCCCGCTGCAGGCGCTCTAGCTGCTCCCTGATTTGGCTTGCTCGGGGATTTTGCAGAATCTGCTGTCTTAGTTCAGGGTCGGTGGTATGAACGGAGACATACATCGGACTGAGGCGATAGGTCTCTATCCGCTGCCAATCTGCCTCCGTCAAGTTGGTCAAAGTGATGAAATTCCCCGTCAAGAAGGACAATCGATAGTCATCATCCTTCATATATAGCGTATCCCGCAGTCCCTGGGGCATTTGGTCGACAAAGCAGAAGGCACAGCGATTGGCGCAATGCCTGATCCGATCGAAAATGGGACTGACAAATTCAACCCCTAAGGGCTCACTCCAGTCCTTCTCGACTTCAACCTCCCATATCTCGCCATTTTCGCCCTTGGAAAACTCCAGGACCAGTTCTTCATCGCTGGACAAATACCTGACGTCAATGAGATCCTGCAGGCGTTGTCCATTGATGGATAACAAAATATCTCCTGGCTCCATGCCAGCCTCGTGGGCAATGCTGCCAGGTTCAACGGTTCGAATAACTGCTGCCATTTTCATCCTCCACTGATAAAACCCCTTCCCGTCGCATTTGGTTTAATTCGGGATGAACCGGTGGGACTCCTTGTGACCTCAGGGCTTGTGACCAACGGAACAACTCCGCTCCAAGGCACAAGACGGCCGTCCTCAACCGGGTCGGCCGCCTGGCTCACTTAATGTTTCACGATCACATGAACACCATTGCCTAAGTCATGGTCCATCCCAAAGGTAATGCGACTTAGATACAAGGTTATCCTCTCAAGCTCCTCCTCATCCCTGGCGTGAAAGATAGGAGCTCCCCCGGATACCAACTCCGGATTCGTGGTCACAACGGCAACAATCACATCCTTTGGAGAAAACTCCATTGCCTTCACTCCTCGATACTTCCGTCGGCCATCTTCCCGGGAAGGGATTCCAAGGGTTTGCGGACCGAGCCCTCCAATACCGGAACTTGGGCCACGGCTTCAATTAATGCAGCTTGGTTTTTCTCCGCTGGCACTAGGACCAATCCCAAGGCGCCGGTGTTAACATCCTGCCTGACCAAGGGTGTGTACTCCGGTTCGCCGACATCCATCCTGATGCCCAGCAGCGCCGCGGCATTGTGGGCAATAGCCTGACGTTGGCCGACATTGGCCAAAGTGGCCTTGGCGTTGGCGTCGTGGGGCTTGATCAGTACCGCCAACCCATCCTGAAGATACCGCTCTCGAGCCACTTTGCTGCCGACATTCATGATCGGGATATCATCCACCATCAGCATCGGACCATCGAAGGAAATCTTCGCGGGGACAATCTCGGCCAGTTCCTTTACCTGGGGTCCAAAGCCCGCTCGATACAACAGCAATCCTGTAATCAGCCCTGAGCCTATCTGAATCAGCACCGAATACCAAGGGTTTTCGATCTGAAGAAGCAACACAGAGCCAGTAGAAACCACGGCAATGGCACCGGCCAAGTAGTTCCTAGCCTCAAAGACCCGGGCGATGCCCTCGATATAAGAGCTCCCCCTGGGCACCAGTTCCATCGACTCCATATTTGCCAGGGTATCCCGCTCCATCTTCCGCACATCCCGAAATTGGGTGGCAGCCAGGCCCAGGAAGGTGGCCGCGGCATAATCCTTATCCAATAGAGCAGGAATAGCCACCGCCCCGAGAAAGGAGGAAATGAGGGCCATGGACACATGGATAACGTAGCCCTGGGGGTAGCTGGGATACTGGCGATAGTCGATGTGCAGAAGCAGCAGTCTTCCCAAACACCCAAGAACTACTCCGATTAGAATCACATGGGTCAGATCCATCCTCTCACTTCCCTACTGGCTTTACCCAAGCTCCCCTGAGGTTACACCCCATCGCTGCCGTCACCTTCGGTGCTGTCCTCAGGGCCTGCGTCGGAGAATTCCTTGGAGACAAACCCCTTGACATGTTTGGCCCTGGTGTTATTGAGGACAATCAGCCCCACCGCTAAGGCAACTCCTACGCCCAGCATCCACCAAAGACTAGAACCTGCAGACCGATCTTCGTCCCTTTGCACGCTGGACTGGGTACTACGTCCACCGGAAAATCCCGCGGCTGCCGGCAGGACTCGAGCCATTAATCGGGCTGCGGCCTCAGCCTTGTCCTTTGACGTTAAGTGAGTGCCAAACTCCATCAAGATCGCCTTCGGTGACAGGTCTTGATTGTAGTTTCCTTGGGCGTGAAGAATTCCGTCTACGAGGCCGGGAAACTGCTTGTCGGCTACGGACTTGATCCGCTTGGCATATTCCATAATAGCTTCCCGATTCTGATTCTGCTTTCCCACCACAAGCCTAACCTTTACCATCTCTTTACCGTTCACAGTGGTCTCGTATACCTCCGCAGGCACGGCGTCTCGATGCACATCGATGATGGTATCGGGTTGATACTGCTGTAACAGCTGTGAGGCGGTTCTTCGGGACCGGAGGTAAACTTCACCGTCCCGGGGCAGGTGGGAGTTATCCGAGATCTGAACGGTATACCCCAAATCCTCCAGGGCCTTACCCAGGGCTTTGGCTACGTCCAAGATGTCGCCCTCTTCCTCGGAAGCGGTGCCGCTGGTGGGAACATAGGACTCATCGGAATGGGTGGCGTAAATGGCAACCTTGGTGTCCCGATTGTCACTATCCCCTTTGCCCCTACCTTGACTCTGCACCAGGTCAGCGGCCAACTGCCGGGCCCTTATCCACCAGCGAGCAAGAAGCGTACCCTGAGTAGAGGCCTGTGCTTCCAACTCCACTTCCGGCAGCTCAATGGTTTCCTTAAACTTAGTGATTATCTTGTCGCCATCGATACGTTCCACGACGTAGTAGCGATTGTCGGCCGCGATGTAGCCATCGCCGACGCCCAGAATCCGGCCGGTCCTGGTTAGAATGTTACCTGCTTCATCAAAGAGCTCAAAAAACCCATCTTCTCGCTCGTCCTGCTGGGCCTTGGCGAAGACCACCCCGCCCGTCCCGCTGAGGAATCCAGAACAAACAACGGCAATCAATGCTATTAGCCAAATCCGTCGGCAGACTTGCATCTTATCGTTCCTCCTCATCGGAAGTTGAAGCCGAAGGGTCAATATGCCCCAATTCATCACCAAACTCCTCCCGGCGAAACTCTTCGTTATCAAGGGCGATGGATCGATCCTTATCATGGATTGGTCCTCCCTGCAACCGTTCCCGGGTCTCGCCCACCAATTCTGCCAAGATGACGGCCACCAACCCCGCCAGAACGATGGCATCATAAATCCCGGCACCACCGATGACTATATCGGTACGAAGTCCACCGGCATAGGCCCTCACTGCCTCAATGACATCGTTGATAATCAAACCCAGTACTCCGCCGACAAAGGCTGCCCGCCGGGAGCGACCAAAGAGGTAGCCCACCACTCCCGCAATCAGAGCAAAGGCCCATAGGGGATCGATGAAGGTTTGGCCCGGTTTAAACTGGGTTAGCTGGGCTAAGCCAAAGGTCACCGCCGCGGTAATGGCAGCGGCCATTAGCCCACGAAACACCTCGGCTGCGCTGGCGTTGACCAACAGGTAGATCACCAAAGCTAGGGGGACTAGAGCACCGCCGACGTTGATTGAAACAGCCGTCTCACCACGCAAGATCGGTATTTCTGGAAGAAAGCTTCCGGCGATCATGGCGGCGATAAAGGCCAAGGCTCCTGCATCGGAAAGGTTCAATCGGTCTAAGACCCTTTGGGCTAAACCTAAGAAAACCATGATGGTAACTGCAATCAGCAAAATCAGTCCTAAGGACACTAATCATCCCTCCTACAATCCCAATCTCTCGAGGGTAGAGTGCCCTTTCTCAGCCATTTTTATGGCAGACGAAAAAAACCCGCCATCGTTACCGATGGCGGGTATACCCCTTCAGGTTATTATTTACTTGTCATCCTCAAAGAGGGCCCGGAGGTCGTCTCCCACCAGTTCGCCAATGTTGGCCAAGCCGCCGGTATCTTCCTCTACCGGAGCTGGCTCGTAGGTGGAAGTTGGTTCTTCCTTAGCCCTGCTTTCCTTCTTGGCAGCAGGACGATCCTGAGCTTCCTTAATGCTCAATCCGATTCGTCTCTGTTCCTCATCGATGTTAAGTACCTTCACCAAGACTTCTTGTCCAGGAGAGACAACGTCCGAGGCATTAACAACATGATGATCTGCCAATTGGGAGATATGGACTAGACCCTCTACTCCATCCTCCAACTTGACAAAGGCCCCAAAGTCGACAACTCTGGTGACCTCACCCATTACCTTGTCGCCTTCGCGGTACTTCTCGGTGATGTTGTCCCAGGGATCCGGTAGAGTCTGCTTCAGACCTAGGGAAATTCTCTCCCGCTCCCGATCGACACGGAGGACCATTACCTTGATCTCATCGCCTTCACTAAGGACGCTGGAGGGATGATCAACGCGGCTATAGGCCATCTCTGAGACGTGGAGCAAGCCCTCAACACCGGAGCCGATGTCGACAAAGGCACCAAAATCCGTCAACCGGCGCACGACACCGTCGACAATATCACCTTCTTGCAGGTTCTCAAAGGTTTCGGCCTTGGCCCTTTCATATTCTTCCTCCAGGACTTCCTTGCGGGATAGAACTACATTGTTCCGAGCCCGATCCAACTCGATAATCCGAACCCGGAAGGTCTGTCCCACGTATTGCTCCAAGTCCTCAACGTAGTGACGGTCAACATGGGAAGCAGGTACAAAACCCCGCACTCCAACGTCGATCAACAAGCCACCCTTGACGCGCTCGGTAACTTCGGCCTCGATAATACCCTTTTCTTCGTAGATCTTTTCTAGCTCTTCCCAGGCACTTTCCTGATCTGCGCGCCGCTTGGAGAGCAATACCGTTCCTTCGCTATCCTCTACTCGCATCACATAGACCTTTATCTCATCACCGATTGCAACGATGTCAGCCGGAGTTTGGTCAGCCTTTAGTCCCAGCTCATTGCGGGGAATCCGTCCCTCGGATTTGCCGCCGACGTGAACCAACACTTCCTCATCGTTGACCTGGACTACTTTGCCAACCACAATATCCCCTTGTTCTGGGGTATTGAATGTCTCATCGTACTGCTCCATGGTAGGAGCCTCTATGGACTCCTCCTCGGTCTCCGATGTCTCGGTTACCGGTGAAGTCTCTTCCGGGATATCAGCTTCAGCCTCCGGTGCCCTTTCAGGGGTCACCTCAGTCTCCTCCACCGTTTCATCCCGAACTTCTTGCTCTTGTTTCTTTTCGTTAAGTTCAGCCATCCGTTCCACGACCTCCTCAATTAACCAGTTCGGCGTAGAAGCTCCTGCTGTTATTCCGACGAGTAAGTCGTGATCAACTCCAATGTTAAACCACCCTGGATCGATCTCGTCTTTCGTCTCAATATGATAAGTAAGAGCTCCAGCCTCCCTACAAATTTCTGCCAACCGCGTAGTATTGGCACTATTGCGCCCTCCAACAACCAACATCACATCGGCCTTGGCTGCTAATTCCCGGGCCTCTTGCTGACGCTCGGTTGTGGCGGTACAAATCGAATCAAAAACCTTAAGTTCCTTGCAGCGGTTACGAAGCGCCTCAATACAGGCTTGGTAGTGGGCCCGTGACTGAGTTGTCTGGGCGACAACTCCTAACCGCTCGCTAAAAGGAACTTTCTCGGCTTCTGATGGTGAGTTGACTACTACCGCTGTATCCTCAGTATATGCCCTCACCGCAATCACTTCTGGATGCTGGCAGTCGCCAACAATCACAACCTGAAATCCATCGTCGTATAGCTCCCTAGCCCACCGCATAGCTCTGTGGACAAAGGGACAAGTAGCATTAACAACCTGGAGTCCTCGATTGCCAGCCTCAGTGATAACTGCAGGAGGCACGCCGTGCGAACGGATGATTACTACACCTTCCCGTATTTCATCAAGACTATCAACTACACGGACACCGGCTGATTGCAGCGCTTCTACCGTTTGCGGATTATGAATTAATGGACCAAGAGTGCAAACATCTGTGTCGCCTGCTTTATTATCCGCTACCTCAAAGGTTAAATCGATAGCTCGCTGAACCCCAAAACAAAATCCAGCCCGCTCCGCTAGGACAATTCGCACAAAAAGACACCTTTCTCTCCGGTAGTATACACAAGGCCTGAATTAACAAACCACAGATCTCCTGCTTTATTCTTCCCCCTATTGGGAAAATCCTTCTTCGTTACTGGGAAAACCTCCGGCTTTCCCACAATTAGAGCCGGTACAGTTCCAGTTCCCGCAGATTGTGACGAATTTGGCGCATCACCTGAACGCTGACCTCTGCCACGGTATTCTTGTCTACCCGGCCTTCGTACTGGCTAACCTCCATGGGTTTACCAAACTTGACGTAGATTTTCGGCGGAATAGGGATGAAGCCAAATAACTTATCGACTCTGTTGGTCCCATAGACTGCCGTCGGCACAATGACCGCATTGGACTTGATAGCCAGCAAGGCTACACCGTGCTGAGGACTAAGCATCTCACCGGTCCTGCTGCGGGTCCCTTCAGGAAACAGTCCCACAACGCCACCCTGTTTCAAGATCTCCAGTGCCGTCCTGATCGCTGTCCGATCGGCTTTTCCCCTTCGGACAGGAAAGGCCTTCAATTTAGCTAGAAACCAGCGAAAGATCGGCCTTTCAAAGAGCTCAGCCTTGGCCATGTAACTAATCTCCCGCCGCACCGCGCACCCCACCACCGGTGGGTCCAACAAGCTGATATGATTGGCTGCCACCAATACGGGGCCCGATTCTGGGATATTATCTGCGCCGATGACTTTCCAGCGAAAAACCACTCGGAAAATCAATCGAAGCAATAGCCGAACCAGCCTATAAAGCGCCATCTTATCCCTCCATTGCCTGCTCAATATGGGCTATCATCAATTCTACAACCTCGTCGATGGTAAGGGCGGTGGTATCGATTTCGATAGCGTCTTCGGCTTGGGCCAAAGGCGCCGTCTGGCGGGCTGCATCCTGGGCATCTCGGCGAGCAATGGAATCTTCGATCTCCTCTAGGGGGATAATCTGACCCTTCTTTTCCAGTTCAGCTTGACGTCGCAGCGCTCGCTCCCGCAGGCCAGCGACCAGGAAAAACTTCACCTCGGCGTTGGGCATAATGACAGTACCAATGTCCCGACCGTCCATGATTACCCCAGGCCTTTGGGCCCATTGCTTCTGCTGTGCCAAGAGAAACTCTCGCACACATTGATATTGCGCCACAACGGTAACGGCATTACTCACTTGGGCAGTCCTAATTGCCTCCGTTACATCCTCGCCATTGACATGAACAGCGAGAGTATCGCCATCGAATTTCATATCCAGAGAAAACTGCAATTCCCTCAGCCACTGAGACACCGCAGCTTCGCTGTCGATGGCAACTCCATTTCGAATCGCCAATAGCGTCAGACTCCGATACATTGCGCCGGTATCTACATAGGTGTAACCCAATCTTTTGGCCAGAATCTTGGCAACGGTACTCTTGCCGGCACCGGCCGGACCATCGATCGCTATTCGCAATAGTTGTGCCATCTCCTACTCCTTTCTATCGCCCCGCCTGTCGCCCTTTTATTATGTCGTTGCCAGCACATCGGCCAAAGCCGCAACAAACCTGGTGTTTTGCTCTTCGGTGCCGACGGTGACCCGAATCTTGGTGGGGTAACCAAAGGAAGCACCGGCCCTGATGATCACACCCTTGGCCAAGAGCTCCTCAAATACCCGAAGGCAGTCACGACCAACGTCAACCAAAATGAAATTGGTATGGGAGGGAACATATTCAAGCCCCATATCCTCAAAGGCTCGATACAGGTAGGCTTTGCCCCGCTCATTG
This window of the Bacillota bacterium genome carries:
- a CDS encoding (d)CMP kinase, whose amino-acid sequence is MAQLLRIAIDGPAGAGKSTVAKILAKRLGYTYVDTGAMYRSLTLLAIRNGVAIDSEAAVSQWLRELQFSLDMKFDGDTLAVHVNGEDVTEAIRTAQVSNAVTVVAQYQCVREFLLAQQKQWAQRPGVIMDGRDIGTVIMPNAEVKFFLVAGLRERALRRQAELEKKGQIIPLEEIEDSIARRDAQDAARQTAPLAQAEDAIEIDTTALTIDEVVELMIAHIEQAMEG
- the plsY gene encoding glycerol-3-phosphate 1-O-acyltransferase PlsY encodes the protein MTILWYTLALLASYLIGSVPSGWIVTRVWLGEDIRQFGSGNIGATNVLRTIGVVPAILVLLLDAAKGVVGVYLGGLVGEDFSRVLCGIAAIAGHNWSAYLGFRGGKGIATSAGVLFALWPHIGLILLGVFLLVVGITRYISLGSVTVAVIFPILLLLFRMPLRILLAGLVLSFFAVFRHSANIKRLWKGQEYKIGEKGRPRS
- a CDS encoding 1-acyl-sn-glycerol-3-phosphate acyltransferase, with the protein product MALYRLVRLLLRLIFRVVFRWKVIGADNIPESGPVLVAANHISLLDPPVVGCAVRREISYMAKAELFERPIFRWFLAKLKAFPVRRGKADRTAIRTALEILKQGGVVGLFPEGTRSRTGEMLSPQHGVALLAIKSNAVIVPTAVYGTNRVDKLFGFIPIPPKIYVKFGKPMEVSQYEGRVDKNTVAEVSVQVMRQIRHNLRELELYRL
- the spoIVA gene encoding stage IV sporulation protein A; amino-acid sequence: MEKYNIFQDIAERTGGSIYIGVVGPVRTGKSTFIKRFMDLLVMPSIKDPHQAERTRDQLPQSGSGRTIMTTEPKFVPDEPVELVLEDHLRFHLRLVDCVGYTVPGAMGYVDESGPRMVRTPWFDEEITFQQAAEIGTRKVIEEHSTLGLVVVTDGSITDLPRENYLAAEEQVISELRELGKPFMVLLNSRYPKAEATQELASELEEKYQVTVVPVDCLNLTEEDLLDVLHEMLFEFPIREIGVRVSQWVEELDPQHWVREKFEEAIFDVTDQITRIRDIDQAVQDLAALDISEHVTLADMDLGEGAVLIDVQAPRSLFYQVLQELTGFEVSGDHHLMRLMRELTMAKKEYDKVADALEQVAMTGYGIVNPQLSDITFDEPELFRHGHNFGVRLKASAPSIHLVRANIETEVTPFVGNERQGEELVRYLSQVFEEDPSRLWDTDFLGRSFQELVQDGITSKLHRMPENAQLKLQDTLSKIINEGSGGLICIIL
- a CDS encoding bifunctional 4-hydroxy-3-methylbut-2-enyl diphosphate reductase/30S ribosomal protein S1, whose product is MRIVLAERAGFCFGVQRAIDLTFEVADNKAGDTDVCTLGPLIHNPQTVEALQSAGVRVVDSLDEIREGVVIIRSHGVPPAVITEAGNRGLQVVNATCPFVHRAMRWARELYDDGFQVVIVGDCQHPEVIAVRAYTEDTAVVVNSPSEAEKVPFSERLGVVAQTTQSRAHYQACIEALRNRCKELKVFDSICTATTERQQEARELAAKADVMLVVGGRNSANTTRLAEICREAGALTYHIETKDEIDPGWFNIGVDHDLLVGITAGASTPNWLIEEVVERMAELNEKKQEQEVRDETVEETEVTPERAPEAEADIPEETSPVTETSETEEESIEAPTMEQYDETFNTPEQGDIVVGKVVQVNDEEVLVHVGGKSEGRIPRNELGLKADQTPADIVAIGDEIKVYVMRVEDSEGTVLLSKRRADQESAWEELEKIYEEKGIIEAEVTERVKGGLLIDVGVRGFVPASHVDRHYVEDLEQYVGQTFRVRIIELDRARNNVVLSRKEVLEEEYERAKAETFENLQEGDIVDGVVRRLTDFGAFVDIGSGVEGLLHVSEMAYSRVDHPSSVLSEGDEIKVMVLRVDRERERISLGLKQTLPDPWDNITEKYREGDKVMGEVTRVVDFGAFVKLEDGVEGLVHISQLADHHVVNASDVVSPGQEVLVKVLNIDEEQRRIGLSIKEAQDRPAAKKESRAKEEPTSTYEPAPVEEDTGGLANIGELVGDDLRALFEDDK
- a CDS encoding ribosome biogenesis GTPase Der, which codes for MARPVVAIVGRPNVGKSTLFNRFVGTRSAIVESVPGVTRDRLYGEAQWLDKHFTVVDTGGIELDTTDDILVQTKQQAEIAIEEADVIVFVVDGRQGITPVDEEIALLLRRWDRPVIVAANKIDSPNFEANIYEFYQLGFSEVIGIAAEHGRNVGDLLDQIISHFPADIGDEYDPDIIKVAVIGRPNVGKSSIVNAILGEDRMIVSDVPGTTRDAIDTPFTWDGTNFVIIDTAGMRRRKKIEESVERYSVVRALRAVDRCDVAVLVLDSTEEIAEQDKKIIGYAHEAGKAIVLAANKWDLVVKDSKTMQQYEAWIRSEFAFIPYAPLTFVSALTGQRLTELLEIIRYVAQQHSLRVTTGKLNEVIQEAVTLTEPPSDKGVRLRIFYAHQAGVKPPVFLLYVNHARLFHFSYKRYIENQLRENFGFAGTPIRLIIKERRGKGDRS
- a CDS encoding DUF512 domain-containing protein gives rise to the protein MAAVIRTVEPGSIAHEAGMEPGDILLSINGQRLQDLIDVRYLSSDEELVLEFSKGENGEIWEVEVEKDWSEPLGVEFVSPIFDRIRHCANRCAFCFVDQMPQGLRDTLYMKDDDYRLSFLTGNFITLTNLTEADWQRIETYRLSPMYVSVHTTDPELRQQILQNPRASQIREQLERLQRAGIEIHCQIVCMPGVNSGSVLEQTLTDLANMWPTVQSVAIVPVGLSQFRSGLTQIQPWTPSEAQGLVKQVTRRQKEFLQRFGTRLVWAADEFYLLAEEPIPAAETYEGYRQLENGIGLTAKFREEFFASMANFTGRCPLERIMVITSPLGAKALEPILTYLREELDIVVDLEVVINRFFGSTITVAGLLTGQDILAKLQGRSCAGLDAVLIPGAALNAQDRFLDDLSLSDLESQVECVIRPIGSGQELARMCQNG
- a CDS encoding DUF1614 domain-containing protein gives rise to the protein MSLGLILLIAVTIMVFLGLAQRVLDRLNLSDAGALAFIAAMIAGSFLPEIPILRGETAVSINVGGALVPLALVIYLLVNASAAEVFRGLMAAAITAAVTFGLAQLTQFKPGQTFIDPLWAFALIAGVVGYLFGRSRRAAFVGGVLGLIINDVIEAVRAYAGGLRTDIVIGGAGIYDAIVLAGLVAVILAELVGETRERLQGGPIHDKDRSIALDNEEFRREEFGDELGHIDPSASTSDEEER